A window from Methylocystis sp. MJC1 encodes these proteins:
- a CDS encoding DUF6156 family protein: MSEVKEYRYFLTYSGVRMPLKLVEPLAESELGNRNTYFRVSYDASGRIATCEKLVYGEVELSHQYAYRDDGSLMHARVELGDEVTEVDCDENGAPLRA, encoded by the coding sequence ATGTCCGAGGTTAAAGAATATCGCTATTTTCTCACCTATAGCGGCGTGCGCATGCCGCTCAAGCTGGTCGAGCCATTGGCCGAAAGCGAGCTGGGAAATCGCAATACTTATTTTCGGGTGAGCTATGACGCCTCGGGCCGCATCGCCACCTGCGAGAAGCTGGTTTACGGCGAGGTGGAGCTTTCCCACCAATATGCCTATCGCGACGATGGCTCGCTGATGCATGCCCGCGTCGAGCTGGGGGATGAGGTGACGGAGGTCGATTGCGACGAGAACGGGGCGCCCCTGCGGGCGTGA